Within the Candidatus Zymogenus saltonus genome, the region TATCTGGTATACGCCCACGCAGTACTGCAAGTTCAACCCGGTAGAGATGAATCTGGGGATGAAGCAGTGCACCGCCGGGAAGTTCAACATGTGCATCGAGCCTAACGGCGATGTCCTGCCGTGCCAGAGCTACTACGAGCCGGTTGGAAATATCCTCAAAGACGATTGGGAGGCGATATGGAATCACCCGCTCCTCGTCTCCATCAGAAATCGGGAGTATATCATGGACAAGTGCCGCGAGTGCGAGGAGCTGGCCCTCTGCGGCGGCGGCTGCCCGCTGGAGATAAAAAACGGCGAGTTTCTCTGCTCCGAGAGCATGAGCAATCCGTGAGTCTCGCAGGGGGAGGGGGGGAGGGGGGGAGAGGGGGGATTGTGAGAAATAGTTAATCAATTAAGGGGCCGGCCGATTATTTTGCCGGGCCCCTTTTTTATCTAATACTGTTTAACATTGACAACACAGCAATATTAACATACAATATCTTACAAACTATCTGATAAAATTTCAACGGAGGTGGAAAATGAAGAGGCTTTTAGGCGCAATCTTGATAGTCTTTGTTATATCGGTATCCGCGGTGTCATGCTATTCGGATGAGGCCTCGGAATGGTATTACAAGGGGGTTGAATATTGCAATTAAGGTCTGTATGGTAAGTGTATCGAGTGTTTTTATAAGTCAATAGAGCTTAGACCAAAAGTATCAGATGGCTATTTTGTGAGAGGGCAGGCATACTATATGACGGCCAGATATGAAGCGGCGATCTCCGATTTCACAAAAACAATAAAGTATTATCCTAGTTTTTCACCCGGATATTTCTGGAGGGGTAGATCATACAATGAGATAAAAAAGATAAAAGAGGCGTTGTCTGATTTCGATCGGGCGATAGAACTTGATCCCGAAAACGCCGAATACTATGCTCATAGGGGAAGTGTTTACTACAACAATAGAAAGATATATGGACTGGATGAGGCCGAAAGGGATTCTATAAAGGCCTGTAAGTTGGGTGATAATTTAGCCTGTCATCTGCTTCAACTTATACATAAGAACTATAAATAGAAATAGAGTGCAAAAAATAAATGAAAAATTGGCTTATTGGTAAAATCAACAATAAATACACAGGTGATTGAACATTATGAACTATGGGTGTAGAGTTTTTTACTAAATGGCTAATACTTTTCATAAAAATCCTGTTTTTGTCCATCGCTTTTTAACATTGACACTATATCAACATTAACATATAATATTGTGTACAATATAGTCAATCTGCTTTCCGGGGAATAAAATGAAGCTGAAAAAATCAAAAGAGATTATGCCAAAGAGTTGTGGTGGATGGTTTGTATGTATATTGGCGATACTTCTACTACTAATTGTTTCATTTCTTTCTATTAGGTACATTCTTCTACCCAAGGAAGAAAAATTGTATCGAAAAGGAATGTCTCAACTTA harbors:
- a CDS encoding tetratricopeptide repeat protein, with the protein product MTARYEAAISDFTKTIKYYPSFSPGYFWRGRSYNEIKKIKEALSDFDRAIELDPENAEYYAHRGSVYYNNRKIYGLDEAERDSIKACKLGDNLACHLLQLIHKNYK